The following coding sequences lie in one Rutidosis leptorrhynchoides isolate AG116_Rl617_1_P2 chromosome 4, CSIRO_AGI_Rlap_v1, whole genome shotgun sequence genomic window:
- the LOC139843146 gene encoding uncharacterized protein, whose amino-acid sequence MQFLIGLGDSYHSIRSNILTTDPLPFVKTANCILSREESHRITSQHTFKKPPASAFNAKLTSNQSNTQNNNIKGGGPKPNLKCTKCQKISHTIDRCYEVVGYPRNYKEKMVNNKINYNYTPTWNNGSGNNNFSSNYAVAESSSPGNMPFYEEQIVVLMSRINSKTTSLDPKANMVGTRSFFYDHSYCPKANMASMGSSCFKPNWIIDYGANQYYTTSESELTIVVDINDFNLVVEHPNGSLAKIHKIGDCIFSSDITLFDVLVVPEYSVNLMSVYKLARDGKKFIAFDEFNCYIQDLPHKGVMGKTRETGSIHGGLYVLDNISDIGNISSHDYKPSCYLTKHIWHNRLGHHAEPVMQVLKGTLGFENDSVMPCDVCHKAKQTEGVPLNLWGDCILTATYLINRTPSSVLKGKSPYVIVYGRSHSLTHLRVFGCLCFATKLNVHDKFGPKSDKCVFIGYSNTQKGYKLYNLDTKIVLISRDVKFYKNIFPFKIETTTESNSLFKESDYIKKFDTHFQDDQGVPSQDLNDDNHSDHGEGRGTPTLSDDTPETSSMHKHTNTGLSNTSQQETNPQLLTLMKVKSQQHQ is encoded by the exons ATGCAATTCTTAATTGGATTGGGTGATTCCTATCATTCAATCAGAAGTAATATTTTAACCACTGATCCTCTTCCTTTTGTTAAAACTGCTAATTGTATTCTTTCAAGAGAAGAATCTCATAGAATAACTTCACAACATACTTTCAAGAAGCCTCCTGCTTCTGCTTTTAATGCTAAGCTCACTTCAAATCAAAGTAATACTCAAAACAATAATATAAAAGGTGGAGGTCCTAAACCTAACCTTAAATGCACAAAATGCCAAAAGATTAGTCACACTATTGATAGATGTTATGAAGTTGTGGGATATCCTCGTAATTACAAAGAAAAGATGGTTAATAATAAAATCAATTATAATTACACACCTACTTGGAATAATGGGTCTGGAAACAATAATTTTTCTAGTAATTATGCTGTTGCAGAATCATCTTCTCCAGGAAATATGCCCTTTTATGAAGAACAAATTGTTGTTCTTATGTCTAGGATTAACTCAAAGACAACTTCTCTTGATCCAAAAGCCAATATGGTAGGTACAAGATCTTTCTTTTATGATCATTCTTATTGCCCTAAAGCCAATATGGCTAGTATGGGTTCTTCTTGTTTTAAACCAAATTGGATCATAGACTATGGAGCTAACCAATACTATACAACAAGTGAGTCTGAACTTACAATTGTTGTTGACATAAATGATTTCAATCTAGTTGTTGAACATCCTAATGGTTCTTTAGCCAAAATTCATAAAATTGGTGATTGTATATTTTCATCAGACATCACTTTGTTTGATGTCTTGGTTGTTCCAGAATATTCTGTCAATCTCATGTCTGTTTACAAATTGGCTAGAGATGGTAAAAAATTTATAGCTTTTGATGAGTTTAATTGTTATATTCAGGACTTACCCCACAAAGGTGTGATGGGAAAGACCAGAGAGACTGGTAGCATTCATGGTGGTTTATATGTGCTTGATAATATATCTGATATAGGTAATATATCTAGTCATGATTACAAACCAAGTTGTTATCTTACTAAACACATATGGCACAATAGACTTGGACACCATGCGGAACCTGTTATGCAGGTTTTAAAGGGTACTCTTGGTTTTGAAAATGATAGTGTTATGCCCTGTGATGTATGTCATAAGGCAAAACAAACAGA GGGAGTACCCTTAAATTTATGGGGTGACTGTATCCTTACAGCAACATATCTTATAAATAGAACTCCATCCTCTGTTCTTAAGGGTAAATCTCCATATGTAATTGTCTATGGTAGATCTCATTCTTTAACTCATCTAAGAGTGTTTGGATGTCTTTGCTTTGCCACTAAGCTTAATGTTCATGATAAGTTTGGACCAAAATCTGATAAATGTGTTTTCATTGGGTATTCTAATACTCAAAAGGGTTATAAACTTTATAATTTGGACACTAAAATAGTTTTAATCTCAAGAGAtgttaagttttataaaaatatatttccttttaaaatagaaacaactaCTGAAAGTAATTCTTTGTTCAAAGAATCTGattatattaaaaaatttgatacaCATTTTCAAGATGATCAAGGTGTACCTTCTCAAGATCTCAATGATGACAATCATTCTGATCATGGTGAAGGTAGAGGAACACCTACATTGAGTGATGATACTCCCGAGACTTCTAGTATGCATAAGCATACAAATACTGGTTTATCCAACACAAGTCAACAGGAAACCAATCCCCAGTTATTAACACTCATGAAAGTGAAATCACAACAACACCAATGA
- the LOC139843147 gene encoding secreted RxLR effector protein 161-like yields the protein MVIGDTLSIRECPQTPQEKQKMKNVPYASAVGSLMYAMMCTRLDICFVVGMVSRYQSNPGLTHWKAVKRILRYLRGTSHYSLCYEGNDLQMRGYIDADWGRDMDERKSTSGFVFLLNKGAISWSSKKQSCISLSTMEAKFVAFSAAVQEAVWLNRFLSSLGVVGNTIDRALIYSDNEAAIAYSKDPKFHCKTMHIDIKYNYVKDRIARKKKTDNAIIELKVVDIGLLLLSLKIVACWIEVMGCQD from the exons ATGGTGATTGGTGATACGTTGAGCATTAGAGAGTGTCCGCAAACTCCACAAGagaaacagaaaatgaaaaatgttCCTTATGCTAGTGCGGTTGGAAGTCTCATGTATGCTATGATGTGTACGAGACTGGATATCTGCTTTGTTGTTGGCATGGTAAGCCGATACCAATCCAATCCAGGTTTAACCCATTGGAAAGCCGTGAAAAGGATACTTAGGTATCTTAGGGGTACTAGTCATTACTCTTTGTGCTACGAAGGAAATGATCTGCAAATGAGAGGCTATATTGATGCTGATTGGGGAAGAGATATGGATGAAAGAAAATCCACCTCTGGCTTTGTTTTTCTGTTAAACAAAGGTGCTATATCTTGGAGTAGCAAGAAACAATCATGTATATCATTGTCTACAATGGAAGCTAAATTTGTGGCATTTTCAGCTGCTGTACAAGAAGCTGTATGGCTTAATCGATTTTTGAGTAGTTTGGGGGTTGTTGGCAATACCATTGATCGAGCATTGATATACTCTGATAATGAGGCTGCCATTGCATATTCAAAAGACCCCAAGTTCCATTGTAAAACAATGCACATTGACATAAAGTACAATTATGTGAAGGACAGGATTGCAAGAAAAAAAA AGACTGATAATGCTATTATTGAGCTAAAAGTTGTAGATATTGGACTTCTCCTATTGAGCTTAAAGATTGTTGCTTGCTGGATTGAAGTTATGGGCTGTCAAGATTAA